A genomic stretch from Spongiibacter nanhainus includes:
- a CDS encoding diaminopimelate decarboxylase → MPEINDSNSPINLWWQRDDLKFHDNRLQLGQCDLTTLAEKVGTPAYVIRAPRVIQKLDALHRAFDQVGLDHRIFYAIKANRSPKLLTYLASQGKCGADVCSPSELVHALSCGFAEQNISFTGTSLSKRDIETLSKFDRLRLNLDSLSSLERLGQACPGREVGIRVNPDIGIGYSDNDLLQYSGVEATKFGIYLDRIPEALAIAEKYQLKIVRVHFHAGCGYLDRELDQLADVLNASRRFTELLPDLQELNIGGGLGVPHTKEDSPLNLQRWADVLAGTYADSGLNIAVEPGDFLIKDAGVLLTEVTYTEQRKDVQFLGLNAGFNLAMEPAFYGLPCEPVPTQLSTAEINHYTVVGNVNEALDKWAVNHPMPKPEEGDIVALINAGGYAASMRSEHCLRGDVQEVLLLD, encoded by the coding sequence ATGCCCGAGATAAACGACAGTAATTCGCCAATTAACCTATGGTGGCAGCGGGATGATCTCAAATTTCATGACAATCGACTGCAGCTCGGCCAGTGCGACCTGACAACACTGGCGGAAAAAGTGGGCACACCGGCTTATGTCATTCGCGCTCCCAGAGTGATACAAAAGCTGGATGCTCTACACAGGGCATTTGACCAGGTCGGCTTGGATCATCGTATTTTTTACGCTATCAAGGCCAATCGCTCCCCCAAGTTACTCACCTATCTCGCGTCTCAGGGTAAATGCGGCGCGGATGTCTGCTCCCCCAGTGAACTGGTCCACGCCTTGTCTTGTGGGTTTGCTGAGCAGAATATTTCTTTCACAGGCACATCGTTAAGCAAGCGCGACATAGAAACCCTGTCCAAATTTGACCGTCTGCGTCTCAATCTGGATTCCCTTAGCTCTCTGGAGCGCTTGGGACAGGCCTGCCCGGGCAGAGAGGTGGGTATTAGGGTCAACCCCGATATCGGCATCGGCTATTCAGACAACGACTTGTTGCAATACAGCGGCGTAGAGGCCACCAAGTTTGGTATCTATCTCGACCGTATCCCCGAAGCTCTGGCCATCGCGGAGAAATATCAACTTAAAATCGTGCGGGTTCATTTTCACGCCGGTTGTGGCTATCTCGACCGTGAACTGGATCAACTGGCCGACGTGCTCAACGCCAGCCGCCGCTTCACAGAACTATTGCCCGACCTGCAAGAACTCAACATCGGTGGCGGCTTGGGGGTTCCCCACACCAAAGAGGACAGTCCCTTAAATTTACAGCGCTGGGCAGATGTCTTGGCGGGCACCTACGCCGACAGCGGGCTCAATATCGCCGTGGAACCCGGCGACTTTCTGATCAAGGACGCCGGTGTACTGCTCACCGAAGTCACCTACACAGAACAGCGCAAAGACGTGCAATTCCTCGGTTTGAATGCCGGCTTCAACCTGGCTATGGAGCCCGCCTTCTACGGGCTGCCCTGCGAACCTGTTCCCACGCAGCTGAGCACCGCCGAAATAAATCACTACACCGTAGTGGGCAATGTCAATGAAGCCTTGGACAAGTGGGCCGTCAACCACCCCATGCCCAAGCCCGAGGAAGGCGACATAGTCGCGCTGATCAATGCCGGCGGCTACGCCGCCTCCATGCGTTCAGAACACTGCCTGCGCGGCGATGTGCAGGAAGTATTACTGCTCGACTGA